ttttaactttttttttttgctcttttgaaataattttgaaaatattcttCCTTTTAGTTGCTCTAAATGCTACTGATGCTGTTAAGAAAATCCACCTTAGACTTCAGTCTGAAGAATCTACTGAGAGTCTAGACTCAAGCTATGGTGTAGAAAAAGTGCTGAACACAAGAAAGCAAAAACAACTAGTAAATAAAGGTGCAGTCCCTCaattataaaaatgaattattaaacaagtaacttaatctctctcttttttttttgcctctagggttattgcagtagctctgtgcctacactataaatccactgctcctgaggccattttttcccatttttgttgccctagttgttattgttgccattgctattgttgaataggatagagagacatcgagagagaacaggaagacatggagggggagagaaagacacctgcagacctgcttcacccgtgaagtgacccccttaccCCCCGCAGGtctggtgctgggggctcgaaccaggatccttacaccagttcctgTGCTTCGCGTGATATGCacttaatcctctgcactaccgccttgcCCCCTTAATATAGTTATCTTTTAAGTGCTTTTCTTCCCCCACATAAATTCATCGTTAGGTTCACCTAAAATTTCCTTCCTCTTATTCAGTGCAACTCTGTAGAAACATGGTGCtagtatatttattataaatgttTATAGACCTGCTTTAAACTAtatagatttttatttaaaaaatggtgatggcTTCTATAACACTTTAACATTATGAACAAcatatcaagtttttttttctagtagttTTCTTGTATTTTTCTACCAGTCCTAAAATagaatgggttttttttttgtttgttttttatctttatcagtGAAAAGAAAACAGGATTTGCATGATCCTTCCAAACAGAAGAACAAGATGCTATCAGCTAGCACAGCCTCCACAGACCCTGGTTGCAGTAACCCCAGCCTGGATGTCCTTAAACACATGATACATGAAGTGGAACATGAAATGGAAGAATATGAACGGTGGACAGGACGTGAGGTCAAGGGATTGCAGAACAGTCAGGGACTTACAGGTTTCACTTTATCGCTGGTGAGCTCTCTCTGTCGCCTGGTTCGGTACCTTAAAGAGGTAAGAGCATGAGGTTGTTAGACTGTCCTCGTAGTGCTAGCAGAAATGTATGGGTTTTtgaaaaccaccaccaccaccaccaacaacaacaacaaaaaaaaaaacacttttttttttctttttcttttttgcctcaaggTCTTTGCTGGCGTTTTTTGTTCACATGATTTCTTTGCTCCTGGTGGGCactccctcacccccatccccataaaggataaaaaacagagagagacagacagacagacagaggaagaagagggacaTCACACTTCACAGTACTGCTCACCACTCTTGTGCTCTCATGTGGTCATCAGGGATTCGAGTCTTGTCCACTGGCATGGTCAAATGTGAATTCTAGCAGCTgggctatctcctgacccccctATAAAAAAATCTGTACTTAATGTATTTTATTCttcaaagaaaaaagtcagaTTTGAAtagtttcttcctccctcccttttttatttttacaatttagTAAAGCTTATTTTTTCTTAACTGATAATTATGATATATCACCATGTTGTGTTTAAATAATTCACAACTCTATTCCATTAAACAGTCATTCATTTTTTAGTTTGAATAGTTTTCATGCCTTCCAGTTGATAAAATTTTCGATTTCTAAATCTGCAAATAAAACTTGCTAAtatggaaaacatttttaaatgatagCAATCAGCTCCACTGCCAATAAAATTGTAGTAAtggtaaaagtaaattaaaatagttCAGTGTACATTTCATCAGACATTTCAAGAACCAGTGAAAATATAATAGCCATATTAGTTTTACTTAATTACAAGTGAAAGAATAATTCAAATTTACTGTCTTTAAAATCTCATATCCCACCATAAAATCAAGAAGCAGTTTTAAAGCTTTACATAAgactttttgtaaaaaaaaaaaaattgaaattatatATGATTATTTGTAACAAGTAAGGAGCTATGAAGAGAACTCTCAAAAACATCACCTTCCCAAACGAGACTTTATTTTTGAGATGAGAAAGCTGACACTGAGATAATCAGAAATGAGTGGGAAGGAATTTCTTCTGCATGCATCATATATTCAGAAAATGGTGTTAGCATAGTTGAAAGAGGAAATTTCgtgggggacacttcactagGTCACTTCAGGAAAAATAAGCCTCTATTGTGACGTTTCCAAGTTGTGAGTCTGTCTACAATCGATTCTGTTTTCAGTGAGCTGGTGCATCTGCGGGGATATGGCCTCTCGCTGCTTTTTGATTTTTATAAATCAACTCTAGCCTCGACTGGAAGGCGCGTTCTTCTGTGACGGTAGAGGCAGTGGCGTGAGAGGAGACTGGGGAGGTCGTGGTGGTGTCTAGTCCCTCAGTGATAAAGTCTCCCTCCTTGAGACTTGAGACAGACTGTGAACACTGCACTCTCTTGGCGTAGAAGATACGGTTGGCGCAACGAAAATGAGTAAACTGGCAGAAGGATTCAAACATAGGCGCGTAAGGAATGTTGGAGCACACAGTCCCTTCAGGCACCAAACCGTGGTTTTCATATTGGTCCAGCTGGAGGAGGCTGGGGTTCTGGCAGCCATACGTAATACGGTGCTTGCAGATACTCTCTGCCTTCCAGGTTGGGGTCAACAGTGTGAAGAAGCGTTCATATTCGACATTAGAGAGAGGGCTGCCTTGATTTATCAGTAAACCAAATGGTGGATCCTGGGCTGCGGTAGGTGCGTGAGGCAGGAGTAGTGCCATCCCGAGTGAGAGAAGAAAGCCAGCAGCTTGATTCCTCATGGCTCTGACCAAAACAAATTTAATTTCTGACACTATTTCTCTGAACCAGTGAGTACTAAGAAAATCGTATTTCGAGAATTTGGGGTCCACGAAAATTCAGAATGTTTGGCACAGTCATGGAGCCTTAGCTCCACATAACCGAATGCTGTGGCTGTAAGTGTTCGGCATGTGAGCAATTATTTTCCGAATTCAGAACCGCCTCCAAATTCAAGGCCGGCCAGTCAGTTCTTGGCAACCACACACTGCCCGTAGTTAGCAAACGCTTCACCCTTATGAATAGCTTTGTTTAACATACCTCGGTTTTAGATTGTCAACAGAGAAAATTTATCATATTAATTTCCTTCTTCATTCTGATAACAAGACACCTGTTCAgtgatactgatttttttttttcccacagaaaGTGTGTTTATTAGAGAACACCAGAAACTGGCACATTATgtcaatgctggggatcaaagtgaGAACCTCAGATGTACAAATCTACCTACAGTACTAATTCCTTGGGCAGTTTTACATTTTAAACTAACTTACTGCTGTATTTTAATTATTGAGAAAATGCTGTTGAACAGGACTGTGTTGTctcaggtataatttcacattccACCAAAATATATGTTAGTACACCTTACACTCCACCAAAGTGCTCTCCTATTGTCACCCATCCacccgttgttttttttttttttttttgaaagtttaaaaaaaatatttattccctttttgttgcccttgttgtttttattgttgtagttattattgttgttgttattgatgtcgtcattgttggatagaatagagagaaatggagagaggaggggaagacagagaggaggagagacagacacctgcagacctgcttcactgcctgtgaagcgactcccctgcaggtggggagccgggggctcgaaggtccttgtgctttgcgccacatgcgcttaacccgctgcactaccgcccgactcccaccacccacccccccccacccccccccgttTTTAAAATTTGATCAGGACACCATTCTGTGCTggttattggtggtgctgggtattgaacttgggcctCTTGAATGCAAGTTGTGTGTACTGCTACTGCCTATCTGCctgatcctatttatttattaagatatttttcttaaagagaaaagtgagagacaaaagcactgatcagctctggcacatTGTATTGCTGGAgatggaacctgagtccttaggcTTACAAATCGCATGCCCTATCATTTAGAACTATATCCCCCGCTCTGATTTTAATAATAGCTTTAGTATAATATAATTAGTGAGGTAAATACGTTTAGTAATAAATTTGTAActtgtgttaattctgtttgctaGTTATAGATGAAAACAAACTACTTATAATGGGTTATATATAGTCTACTGCTGCAAATTTGAAGACTCAGAAGTGGGGAGGAAAGATTACTAAGGGGAGTTTGGGGACTAAGTCCCTATAATGCAATAAGATGGTGGTTTGGTTGGAGGTTAAATGTACTGATCATATCttgaggaaatgtggaaatgtagccTTGTGACAACAGAAAttctataaatcagtatttactCAATAACTGATGTTGGAATTGGAAAAACTTGttggaaattgaaaaaaagaaaataaattagactactaatatgttatttttttcctactttctgTTCTCACTTTAATATTCTTTGGAGATTGGTAGACACTATAcacactgatttacaaaattcatcTTTTTCTATAAGATGTAGATTTAATTTCAGTGTCTAAAATGGAAGGTAATTTATTgtcaaaaataatttataaaataagaatttctttttgggggttgggtggtagcgcaggggggttaagcacacatgcctttttgcaaaaagcacaaggatgggtggtagggatcctggttcaagcccccggctccccacctgcagaggggtcgattcacaggcggtgaagcatgtctgcaggtgtctatctttctctccctcctctgtcttcccctcgtctctggatttctctctgtcctatccaacaagaatgacagcaatgacaacaacaacaataataataacaatgagaaacaagggtaacaaaaggggaaaaatagcctccaggagtagtggatgcagggtgcaggcaccgagccccagcaataatccttgagggaaaaaataataatttctttttaaaaacttgtgaATAATCTCAATGTGGATTTATTTAGAGCTTGTCAtgcattttatcttttaaaaattaaacatacaTTTAAATTTGTTAAAACAAATATGGCTAAAAATGTAAAGGAAATTTTATCTAAAACAGTCGATTTACCATCAATTCAGATGTTTCTGTTGATCTGCAGTTGTTTAGCCAATATTGCTTTTTTAGTGAAAGATTTAACCTACTGTCTGACTTAGAAAAACCCGCCTTTCTTCTACCCTTAAATCAGGAATTCCTAGGACTAGgctctctcaaaaaaattaaaggttTTAACAGTGAAAATTTTGAATTGATACTATTACATGGTATGAATCCAAAGATATTGAAAGGCTTGTGATGTCAAATCTGCATCATTCCATGAAGCAAgcttgttttctttctgtaaCTATCAGTAATTACCAGATACCAATgtattcttaaaaatatatatatatatttataatcagCCAGTATGTATACACACTTCCCTCTATGTTCTTCTGTAAGAATTGTAGTTTACTATTAAATCAttctatttgttttattctctttaaaGAAGAGTTAGATAAAGGAGTACATTTCAATGAAATACagactttttaataaaaatatttaattctcaGTATAGCCACATAATATGTACTTCTTTGTAACAGTCTTATCTTCTTTGACAGTTTTTAGTGGAAACTTCATTTCCAGCATGTGGTGCTATTAATGggaggttttttttaattgtttttagagTGAACTTCAACTACGTAAAGAAGTAGAGACAAGGCAGCAACTGGAACAAGTATTAGGTGATCATCGAGAGCTCATTGATGCTCTGACAGCTGAAATTCTTTTTCTTAGAGAAGAAAATACTACTATCCAGGTACTCAGATAAGCTCTATAATTTTGTGTTTGAAAAATGAATGGTATATAAATTATGTGTTTA
Above is a genomic segment from Erinaceus europaeus chromosome 9, mEriEur2.1, whole genome shotgun sequence containing:
- the LOC132540463 gene encoding acrosin-binding protein-like, which produces MRNQAAGFLLSLGMALLLPHAPTAAQDPPFGLLINQGSPLSNVEYERFFTLLTPTWKAESICKHRITYGCQNPSLLQLDQYENHGLVPEGTVCSNIPYAPMFESFCQFTHFRCANRIFYAKRVQCSQSVSSLKEGDFITEGLDTTTTSPVSSHATASTVTEERAFQSRLELIYKNQKAARGHIPADAPAH